From Novipirellula galeiformis, the proteins below share one genomic window:
- a CDS encoding DUF11 domain-containing protein, with product MLVASTLFAIPFAFLTSSVSVGESPTAPQLASPSTVPSGPIAQVVDKQTSAVPNDLLNSLAANNTHHHHQSRGILDGLFGRSKASRSSAASTSAASADRQPADWSGIPYHGGTQTPEADERTPIRDPGTRPSPKVVRGRAPAPLKASPAPQASHSPTLSKIPTPPSDAVMMKERSSAPSSMSAGTVTRETVSQTSPETSALSSESSSRRRGRRALDALDPGAIEAPTTSSNSMAATPKAAKPTPELVPKVDRREIVSESSKVASDAKSAASASQSDSEGLGASRGNGAGATAEAKSIPTPSADLAKSVASQPQTAATQPTLAQPKVSGPTAAPLADAASSVAPQPQTAVETPNVAALPKATSSPSASLSAPAASLGLPDATTSLQAPNSSYQTPDMQSDSPASMGLVPPNHLAPSASAQAISHRAGPPAGAFGTEQFVPSSSLGAADALNKATSQISAPVGSGIAGQDNRRSDSASSDHGDNFGMRTEKMVTFGQPVETPGAEQTPASAAAPQTPLYDTHAYQNNAKESIAKEGHRNDASGDNFSQPRYDSPRADSQQANAMRTSTAGSGSFDSRRDPGPGQNSTASELPGIRVVTFGPASITIRQTQQYEIRVENRGAVHAEGVMVRALIPDWAEVQGHNASQGNIDNQTQGDAERLVWTIESLPAGSVERMFVRLRAARSGTHDLEVDWTLAPQHATATVKVHEPRLDLTIDGPDEVIYGQSQTYTVRVLNPGDGTAPNVVFTLSPNSATPQTQRIGDIPAGKEAQFEVELTAQDLVDLKIHGMASGDLELRAEAEKTIRVAAATLEAVLTGPEVKYQNTESLYSLQVQNTGSAISERIVATLQLPGGVKYLGGLDEAKFEQGTLKWQINALAPGATRNYQFRCNMTATGDQRFSFQCKGSAAGQAGVALATRVESIADLVLTINDPPAPAPIGSDVTYEIIVRNRGSKEATDVHALAQFSHGIEPSKIEGQSGEMLTGQVVFDPIPRIAAGQEVRLRVVAKADRAGHHRFRTEIRSGDTVLVAEEATHYMSPQSDRVSRRSSDVQTR from the coding sequence ATGCTAGTGGCTTCGACGCTATTCGCCATCCCGTTCGCTTTCTTGACGTCATCCGTTTCGGTGGGCGAATCGCCAACAGCTCCGCAATTGGCGTCTCCATCAACGGTTCCAAGTGGCCCCATCGCTCAAGTGGTGGACAAGCAAACTTCGGCCGTGCCAAACGATTTGTTGAACTCCTTGGCGGCGAACAACACTCACCATCACCATCAGTCGCGTGGGATTCTCGACGGCTTGTTCGGCCGTTCTAAAGCTTCGCGATCCTCTGCGGCTAGCACTTCCGCCGCCTCGGCGGATCGTCAGCCAGCCGATTGGAGCGGGATTCCCTATCATGGTGGCACTCAAACACCCGAGGCGGATGAGCGCACCCCGATTCGGGATCCAGGCACTCGTCCCAGCCCCAAGGTCGTTCGTGGGCGTGCTCCCGCTCCGTTGAAGGCGAGCCCCGCTCCGCAAGCAAGTCACTCGCCGACGCTTTCCAAAATTCCTACGCCACCGTCTGACGCGGTGATGATGAAGGAACGCAGTAGCGCCCCGTCGAGCATGAGTGCTGGTACGGTGACTCGCGAAACCGTAAGTCAAACGTCACCGGAGACCAGTGCGCTCTCGAGCGAGTCGAGCAGCCGTCGGCGTGGTCGCCGCGCACTCGATGCCCTCGATCCAGGTGCCATTGAGGCTCCCACGACCTCATCAAACAGCATGGCTGCGACCCCCAAGGCGGCGAAGCCAACGCCCGAGTTGGTTCCCAAAGTCGATCGTCGAGAAATCGTTAGCGAATCGAGTAAGGTTGCCAGCGACGCAAAGTCGGCTGCGAGTGCCTCACAATCCGACTCGGAAGGGTTGGGGGCGAGTCGCGGCAATGGTGCGGGAGCAACCGCCGAAGCCAAATCCATACCGACACCGTCAGCCGATCTCGCTAAATCGGTTGCCAGTCAACCGCAAACCGCGGCCACACAACCGACGCTCGCTCAACCGAAGGTGTCGGGACCTACCGCTGCCCCTCTCGCGGACGCCGCGTCGTCGGTAGCACCGCAGCCGCAAACGGCGGTTGAAACTCCCAACGTGGCAGCGTTACCGAAGGCAACGTCGTCCCCTTCGGCATCGTTGTCGGCTCCTGCTGCGTCATTAGGATTGCCGGATGCGACAACCTCGCTTCAAGCTCCGAATTCCAGTTATCAAACTCCCGACATGCAAAGTGATTCGCCCGCTTCGATGGGGCTTGTTCCGCCAAACCATCTCGCTCCATCGGCGTCGGCGCAAGCGATCTCGCATCGTGCCGGACCTCCTGCGGGCGCATTTGGAACCGAACAATTTGTACCCTCGAGCAGCTTGGGGGCCGCAGATGCCTTGAACAAAGCAACGAGTCAAATTTCCGCTCCCGTTGGATCGGGGATTGCGGGCCAAGACAATCGTCGTAGCGACTCGGCTTCGTCGGACCATGGCGACAACTTTGGCATGCGAACCGAAAAAATGGTGACGTTTGGTCAACCGGTGGAAACACCTGGCGCAGAGCAAACGCCCGCCAGTGCGGCGGCTCCACAAACGCCGCTGTATGACACCCATGCCTATCAAAACAATGCCAAGGAGTCGATCGCCAAAGAAGGCCATCGCAACGATGCCTCGGGCGACAATTTCAGTCAACCACGCTACGATTCGCCGCGTGCCGATTCACAGCAGGCAAACGCGATGCGTACGAGCACCGCGGGATCGGGCTCCTTCGATTCACGACGCGATCCGGGGCCTGGGCAAAACTCGACCGCCTCGGAACTGCCGGGAATCCGCGTCGTTACCTTCGGTCCTGCCTCGATCACCATCCGCCAGACTCAGCAATACGAGATTCGTGTTGAGAACCGGGGTGCCGTTCATGCCGAGGGAGTGATGGTTCGTGCCTTGATTCCGGATTGGGCCGAAGTCCAGGGGCACAACGCTTCGCAAGGTAACATTGATAATCAAACGCAAGGGGATGCCGAGCGTTTGGTGTGGACGATCGAATCGTTACCAGCCGGTTCGGTGGAGCGAATGTTCGTACGCTTGCGAGCCGCGCGAAGTGGAACTCATGACTTGGAAGTCGATTGGACGTTGGCACCCCAGCATGCGACGGCGACGGTCAAAGTGCATGAGCCTCGTTTGGATCTTACGATCGATGGGCCCGATGAAGTCATCTATGGCCAATCGCAAACCTACACCGTTCGCGTCTTGAACCCAGGCGATGGAACGGCACCGAATGTCGTGTTTACTTTGTCACCCAATTCCGCGACGCCTCAAACGCAACGCATCGGTGACATCCCTGCGGGCAAAGAAGCTCAATTCGAAGTCGAGCTCACCGCGCAAGACCTTGTCGATTTGAAAATTCACGGAATGGCTTCCGGGGATCTTGAGCTGCGTGCCGAAGCCGAAAAGACCATTCGCGTCGCCGCGGCGACACTCGAAGCGGTGTTGACCGGTCCTGAAGTCAAGTATCAAAACACCGAGTCGCTTTACAGTTTGCAGGTCCAGAACACCGGTTCGGCGATCAGCGAGCGAATCGTTGCGACCTTGCAATTGCCTGGCGGGGTGAAGTACTTGGGCGGACTCGATGAAGCAAAGTTTGAGCAAGGGACGCTGAAGTGGCAAATCAACGCGTTGGCACCCGGTGCGACTCGCAATTACCAATTCCGTTGTAACATGACCGCGACCGGTGACCAGCGATTCAGTTTCCAGTGCAAAGGTTCGGCCGCAGGCCAAGCGGGGGTTGCCTTGGCAACGCGAGTGGAATCCATCGCCGACCTCGTGTTGACCATCAATGATCCACCAGCACCCGCTCCGATCGGTTCGGACGTGACTTATGAAATCATTGTGCGAAACCGTGGAAGCAAAGAAGCAACCGACGTTCACGCCCTGGCCCAATTCAGTCACGGCATCGAACCGAGCAAGATCGAAGGCCAAAGTGGTGAGATGTTGACGGGGCAAGTCGTATTCGATCCGATTCCTCGCATCGCCGCAGGCCAAGAAGTTCGCTTGCGAGTCGTTGCCAAGGCCGATCGTGCGGGACATCATCGCTTCCGCACCGAAATCCGCTCGGGTGATACCGTGTTGGTGGCGGAAGAGGCAACTCACTACATGAGTCCTCAAAGCGATCGAGTGAGTCGTCGCAGCAGCGACGTGCAAACCCGCTAA
- a CDS encoding tetratricopeptide repeat protein, with the protein MSRREKIEAMLADEPHDTFLRYSLAMELRSEGDFEQSLRRLDELTKDSPPYVPAFFMAGQVLADLANDDPTRLDEARAYLRDGINEARSQGDSHAAAEMSELLSSLGDRGEL; encoded by the coding sequence ATGAGTCGACGTGAAAAAATCGAAGCCATGCTGGCCGACGAACCCCACGACACCTTTCTGCGCTACAGTCTCGCGATGGAGCTGAGAAGCGAAGGCGACTTTGAGCAGAGCCTTCGTCGGCTCGATGAGCTCACTAAGGACTCCCCCCCCTATGTGCCGGCCTTCTTCATGGCCGGACAAGTGTTAGCCGACTTGGCTAACGACGATCCGACGCGTTTGGACGAGGCCCGAGCGTATCTGCGCGACGGAATTAACGAAGCTCGCAGCCAAGGGGACTCGCATGCTGCCGCAGAAATGAGTGAACTGCTCTCCTCCCTCGGAGACCGAGGCGAGCTGTAA
- a CDS encoding DUF6513 domain-containing protein → MLTTIQASTEHHYHFVTGRLAEHAVREITASLAQQYQFRYSIGVMPITVAALMTSKWLLRHLEIPDEATHLIVPGYLESGCDELQKSVKTQVICGPKDCRDLADVFGQGHVKTPPSDYDIKIIAEINHAPRLSIESVIAIAKRLRQSGADTIDIGCDPASRCNTIGDYVTAIVDEGLEVSIDTFDAWEAGEATRHGATLVLSVNSSNRESAKDWGAEVVVIPDQVDDKKSFEKTIDYLARHQVPMRLDPILEPIGGGFMPSLIRYADTRRDYPELEMMMGIGNLTELTEVDSAGINFLLLGICQELGIRSVLTTEVINWARSSVRECDAARKLVHYSVKNRVPPKHLSNELVQLRDPKLKAYPQGMFASLANTLKDNHYRLYAQDEIMHLLSAGLHLKHRDPFKLFDQLLERPESDNVDPSHAFYLGFELAKASIALQLGKQYEQDQALRWGMLTEEENLHRIGRGSRHRKSRPK, encoded by the coding sequence ATGCTTACGACGATCCAAGCTTCCACCGAACATCACTACCACTTCGTCACTGGACGTCTTGCCGAGCATGCCGTTCGTGAGATCACTGCATCGCTTGCGCAACAATACCAGTTCCGTTATTCGATCGGAGTGATGCCGATTACGGTGGCCGCGTTGATGACATCCAAGTGGTTGCTTCGGCACTTGGAGATCCCCGATGAAGCAACGCACTTGATCGTTCCGGGCTACCTTGAATCCGGTTGCGACGAACTGCAAAAAAGCGTCAAAACGCAAGTAATTTGCGGCCCCAAAGACTGTCGCGATCTTGCCGACGTGTTTGGCCAAGGGCATGTCAAAACTCCACCGAGTGATTACGACATCAAGATCATTGCGGAGATCAATCATGCACCGCGACTCTCGATTGAGTCGGTGATTGCAATTGCCAAACGATTGCGTCAATCAGGCGCCGACACGATTGACATTGGTTGCGACCCCGCTTCGCGTTGCAACACGATAGGTGACTACGTCACCGCGATCGTTGACGAAGGATTGGAGGTTTCGATCGATACGTTTGATGCGTGGGAAGCGGGCGAAGCGACTCGCCACGGCGCCACGTTGGTGTTGTCGGTGAACTCATCGAATCGCGAGAGCGCGAAAGATTGGGGCGCCGAAGTGGTCGTGATTCCCGATCAAGTCGACGACAAAAAAAGTTTTGAAAAAACGATCGATTATTTGGCGCGACATCAAGTTCCGATGCGATTGGACCCGATTTTGGAACCGATCGGTGGAGGGTTCATGCCAAGTCTGATTCGCTATGCGGATACCCGCCGCGATTACCCCGAACTTGAGATGATGATGGGGATCGGCAATTTGACGGAACTAACGGAGGTCGATTCCGCGGGCATCAACTTTTTACTGCTGGGCATTTGTCAAGAACTCGGGATTCGCAGCGTGTTGACAACCGAAGTCATCAATTGGGCGCGATCGTCGGTTCGCGAGTGCGATGCGGCAAGAAAATTGGTTCACTACAGCGTTAAAAACCGAGTGCCGCCGAAACATCTTTCCAATGAGTTGGTGCAATTGCGCGACCCGAAACTCAAAGCGTATCCGCAAGGCATGTTTGCGTCGCTTGCCAACACCCTGAAGGACAATCACTATCGCCTCTATGCGCAAGACGAAATCATGCACTTGCTCTCCGCCGGACTGCACCTCAAACACCGCGATCCGTTTAAATTATTCGACCAACTACTCGAACGTCCTGAATCTGACAACGTTGATCCCAGTCATGCTTTTTATCTCGGCTTTGAGCTGGCAAAAGCATCGATCGCGTTGCAGTTAGGAAAACAGTACGAGCAAGACCAGGCGCTTCGCTGGGGCATGCTGACCGAGGAAGAGAATCTGCACCGCATCGGGCGTGGCAGTCGACATCGCAAGTCGCGCCCCAAGTGA
- a CDS encoding RluA family pseudouridine synthase: MTIADKVNVLWDGESMLAVEKSAGLSTQAPPGAESLESRLRTQLSDRSDYLAVVHRLDRPVSGVVLVALRKRVAHLLSQQFATRKVEKQYLAVVSGEIEPGEQRWTDYLRKVPDHAHAERVAEDHPDAKYAETRVQLVRYNAAQDRSLVRLFPSTGRMHQLRVQSALRGHPILGDSRYGRVHGQGGESDVIPSSQGLSAPQQTRIMLHAESITFHHPKSGVRVTVQCPADELQQIV, from the coding sequence ATGACGATTGCCGATAAGGTCAACGTGTTGTGGGACGGCGAATCGATGTTGGCCGTGGAAAAATCGGCAGGCTTGTCAACGCAAGCACCCCCAGGCGCCGAGAGTCTAGAATCGCGTTTGCGTACGCAGCTTTCCGATCGCAGCGATTATCTGGCCGTCGTGCATCGACTCGATCGTCCCGTCAGCGGTGTGGTGCTGGTCGCACTGCGTAAACGTGTCGCTCATTTGTTGTCGCAACAATTCGCAACGCGAAAGGTTGAGAAACAGTATTTGGCCGTCGTTTCGGGGGAAATCGAGCCCGGCGAACAACGTTGGACCGACTATCTAAGAAAGGTTCCCGATCACGCTCATGCCGAGCGTGTTGCGGAAGACCATCCCGATGCAAAGTATGCGGAGACTCGCGTTCAGCTCGTGCGTTATAACGCGGCACAGGATCGCTCGCTCGTTCGTCTGTTTCCTAGCACCGGACGGATGCATCAATTGCGAGTCCAATCCGCGCTGCGAGGGCACCCAATCTTGGGCGATTCGCGGTATGGTCGCGTGCATGGGCAAGGCGGCGAAAGCGACGTCATTCCCTCCTCGCAAGGGCTCTCGGCTCCCCAGCAAACGCGAATCATGCTGCACGCCGAATCGATCACATTTCATCACCCCAAAAGCGGAGTTCGCGTGACGGTTCAATGCCCTGCGGACGAATTGCAGCAAATCGTGTAG
- a CDS encoding (5-formylfuran-3-yl)methyl phosphate synthase, whose product MTDLLVSVRDDSEFDIAVAAGVAIIDFKEPSRGALAAVEPAIWQSAAKRLPHLHANDAPHRTRPLLSAALGEPEDWQAVIRRLPDAFQFAKIGPSGIDTAREMKRLWGEAALHLGATTELVAVAYADFEAAHCLSPAEIFQLAGQSGFRRCLVDTFTKDGRSTTDHLSYAGLRELGEIASQASMRWAMAGSLRLEIVDDLETQGILPDCYAVRGDVCQHDRAGNLSPLRLQQWVDRVSLPSRKR is encoded by the coding sequence GTGACGGATCTGCTAGTCAGTGTGAGGGACGATTCTGAATTTGATATCGCCGTCGCTGCTGGGGTGGCGATCATCGATTTCAAGGAGCCGAGTCGCGGGGCGCTGGCGGCGGTTGAACCGGCGATTTGGCAGTCCGCAGCAAAGAGACTCCCCCATCTGCACGCCAATGATGCCCCTCACCGGACCAGGCCGCTGCTCTCGGCCGCGCTGGGAGAGCCGGAGGATTGGCAAGCCGTGATTAGGCGGCTGCCCGATGCGTTTCAGTTTGCCAAGATCGGCCCCAGCGGGATCGATACCGCCCGAGAGATGAAGCGACTTTGGGGCGAAGCCGCCCTGCATTTGGGGGCGACGACCGAATTGGTGGCCGTCGCGTATGCCGATTTCGAGGCGGCCCATTGCTTGAGTCCGGCTGAAATCTTTCAGCTGGCCGGCCAGTCGGGGTTCCGTCGCTGCTTGGTGGATACCTTTACAAAGGACGGGCGGTCCACCACCGATCATCTTTCTTACGCGGGTTTGCGTGAACTCGGCGAGATTGCGAGCCAGGCGTCGATGCGGTGGGCGATGGCCGGATCGCTCCGCTTGGAGATCGTCGATGATCTCGAAACCCAAGGCATCCTTCCCGATTGCTATGCGGTCCGGGGTGATGTGTGCCAGCACGATCGGGCGGGCAACCTGTCTCCATTGCGGCTGCAACAATGGGTGGACCGTGTGTCGTTGCCGTCGAGGAAACGGTAG
- a CDS encoding menaquinone biosynthetic enzyme MqnA/MqnD family protein, translated as MTSSSANAPLRIGAVSYLNTKPLVWGLRERLGDRGELSFNLPSRLADDLHTGKLDVALIPSVEYLRDPSYSIVSDAVIGCRGPVWSVRLLSRVPAAQIKRLALDEGSRTSAALLQILLWEIHGIRPQIVPFRMEQAPETIEADAMLIIGDRAMHPAPRCYQEIWDLGDRWCRWTELPFVFAMWVARAGVEVGDLAAALQASRDEGMASLEEIASVEAAAHGLTNEDLYRYFAENLHYTLGPAERTALDEFRRRAVSLGLVPELNALNQAP; from the coding sequence ATGACATCATCCTCTGCTAACGCTCCCCTTCGTATCGGTGCGGTTTCGTATCTCAACACCAAACCGTTGGTGTGGGGATTGCGTGAACGGCTTGGAGACCGTGGTGAATTGTCCTTCAATTTGCCCAGCCGATTGGCGGACGATTTGCACACAGGCAAACTTGATGTCGCCCTGATTCCCTCGGTTGAGTACTTGCGAGACCCCTCCTACAGTATCGTTTCGGATGCCGTGATTGGTTGCCGAGGCCCGGTGTGGAGTGTGCGGTTGCTTAGCCGCGTCCCGGCCGCTCAGATCAAGCGGCTCGCGCTCGATGAAGGCAGTCGCACAAGCGCCGCACTGCTACAAATTCTGCTGTGGGAAATTCACGGCATTCGGCCTCAGATTGTGCCCTTCCGGATGGAACAGGCTCCTGAGACGATTGAGGCCGATGCGATGCTGATCATCGGAGATCGCGCGATGCATCCGGCGCCTCGCTGTTACCAAGAAATATGGGATTTAGGTGATCGTTGGTGCCGATGGACTGAATTGCCCTTTGTGTTTGCGATGTGGGTCGCACGCGCAGGAGTCGAGGTGGGCGATTTGGCTGCGGCTCTCCAAGCGTCACGTGACGAGGGGATGGCGTCGCTCGAAGAGATCGCCAGCGTTGAAGCGGCCGCCCATGGACTCACCAACGAAGACCTTTACCGTTATTTTGCTGAGAACTTGCACTACACGCTTGGCCCCGCCGAACGCACCGCGCTGGACGAATTTCGTCGTCGTGCGGTCTCGCTTGGCCTCGTTCCCGAATTAAACGCCCTAAATCAAGCTCCCTGA
- a CDS encoding TlpA disulfide reductase family protein, which translates to MPSLLWPLSFLSGFPTRTIRLSFQWTVWLSLSCLVALLSGCGKSDTTNPSDAGADAKLPLAVPTETDPQAPSSLTPLPPTSGQPAQGPDAAVGGQAMSSPQADVPAHNVPAQAPAMLPLAEPESVIDAPDSKRRQLRADLSPQELRDFLADADRTMQAIANGTAGIQDPKEAFAEMQRISKLKLEASRRLRNMPAADAEARRDGARGELQSLSHLAALGDLKAALELEKLAEANLESDDPRLVTDSRLVLIGFAIESLQNGAEDAPKRMVQLVHDLANSPASSEIPAMMVMGQARQTLTQFGHDAEAKAIRGTIIDLYADSTDPQIAKMAAQLAGSVQFDEIDRLLRLAIEGGSVDPTDWKAAAEALINESPDLQTVQYLAGAALQFEGLGHQELAEATYRELSDRFPDANSATGQEALIALDARKSRLDAIGQPFAPDLKAVDGSALSLADYRGKIVLMPLWATGFPESLQLIPHLQQLVDQDPDKLAIVGVNLDPTGAPVDEFVRHNQFTFPNLRAESSNTAEVANEVAAKLGMVSMPFLVVLDQEGRIASIDYTIGQLQKTLDRLQQ; encoded by the coding sequence ATGCCTAGCTTACTTTGGCCTCTCTCGTTTTTGTCCGGCTTCCCGACGCGAACAATCCGCCTGTCATTTCAATGGACCGTTTGGTTATCGCTCAGCTGCCTGGTCGCACTGCTATCAGGATGTGGCAAGAGTGATACGACGAATCCATCGGATGCCGGCGCGGATGCGAAGCTACCTTTAGCAGTTCCCACCGAGACTGATCCGCAAGCCCCTTCGTCACTGACTCCGCTGCCGCCAACCTCGGGCCAACCTGCCCAGGGTCCAGACGCCGCGGTCGGTGGCCAGGCGATGTCGTCACCTCAAGCCGACGTTCCGGCTCACAACGTTCCGGCCCAAGCGCCTGCGATGTTGCCCTTAGCCGAACCGGAATCGGTCATCGACGCGCCGGATTCGAAGCGTCGCCAATTGCGTGCCGACTTAAGCCCGCAGGAACTCCGTGATTTTTTGGCAGATGCCGATCGGACGATGCAGGCGATTGCGAACGGCACTGCGGGAATCCAAGATCCGAAGGAAGCGTTCGCTGAGATGCAGCGGATCTCGAAGCTAAAACTGGAAGCCTCCCGACGATTGCGAAACATGCCCGCGGCCGACGCCGAGGCGCGCCGCGATGGCGCCCGCGGCGAACTACAATCGTTGTCGCATCTTGCCGCACTCGGAGACTTAAAGGCTGCTCTTGAGCTGGAAAAATTAGCCGAAGCGAACCTCGAATCCGACGACCCACGCTTGGTAACAGACAGCCGTTTGGTGTTGATCGGGTTTGCGATTGAATCGTTGCAAAACGGAGCCGAAGATGCGCCCAAGCGGATGGTTCAACTGGTCCATGATTTAGCCAATTCACCTGCCTCGTCGGAGATTCCTGCGATGATGGTCATGGGCCAAGCACGGCAAACGTTGACCCAATTCGGTCATGATGCTGAAGCGAAGGCGATTCGCGGCACGATCATTGATTTGTATGCTGATTCGACGGATCCCCAGATCGCAAAGATGGCTGCTCAATTGGCGGGCAGCGTGCAATTTGATGAGATCGATCGTTTACTACGACTTGCGATCGAAGGCGGATCCGTTGACCCGACCGATTGGAAAGCTGCCGCGGAAGCTTTGATTAACGAGTCGCCCGATCTGCAAACGGTTCAGTACCTTGCCGGTGCGGCGCTTCAATTCGAAGGCCTCGGCCATCAGGAGCTTGCCGAAGCAACGTATCGCGAACTTTCCGATCGTTTTCCGGATGCAAATTCAGCAACGGGTCAAGAAGCTTTGATCGCCTTGGACGCTCGAAAGTCGCGTTTAGATGCGATTGGTCAACCGTTTGCACCCGATCTAAAAGCAGTGGATGGCTCGGCATTATCGCTAGCGGATTATCGTGGCAAAATCGTCTTGATGCCGTTGTGGGCGACGGGCTTTCCGGAATCGCTGCAATTGATTCCGCACTTACAACAATTGGTCGACCAAGACCCCGACAAACTTGCCATCGTGGGTGTGAATCTGGATCCCACCGGAGCTCCGGTCGACGAATTTGTTCGCCACAATCAATTCACGTTTCCGAACTTACGTGCAGAATCCTCCAACACCGCCGAAGTCGCTAACGAGGTCGCTGCGAAACTGGGCATGGTGTCGATGCCGTTCCTCGTCGTGCTCGATCAAGAGGGACGCATTGCTTCGATCGATTACACGATCGGGCAATTGCAAAAAACGCTCGATCGACTTCAGCAGTAA
- a CDS encoding ribonuclease D, with protein MKYESINNHAELEDLCAEIAQCRFVGFDTEFVSEDSYRPELCLIQVAFGDRLAIIDPYRVETTDPFWEVLSQPGRIVIAHAAREEIRFCYRFSGKPIAGLFDTQLAAGFVGMEYPASLATLVQRLVGKSLPKGETRTNWRHRPLSKDQITYALHDVVDLENMYQQLNTMVCDLNRETWVAEETDNLQQKVIDAETRENWHRVSGSSGLNPRQLETVRQLWLWREDRARETDRIPRRVMRDDLLVELAKKASTNIDKIRSIRGLERRGYTGQYEAIAEAIRVALDTPDEDLPRRPRGTRRSVSPMLSQFLSTSIACISRQHKLAPPIVGNADDVRELLGYELEHRNNDPEPSLLKGWRGDIVGKSFRRLLAGELAIRVADVSETQPLEFIEVTP; from the coding sequence TTGAAGTACGAATCCATCAACAATCACGCGGAGCTCGAAGATCTCTGTGCCGAGATCGCCCAATGCCGTTTCGTTGGGTTTGATACGGAATTTGTATCCGAGGATAGCTATCGCCCCGAACTGTGCTTGATTCAAGTCGCTTTTGGGGACCGCTTGGCGATCATCGATCCCTATCGGGTCGAAACGACGGATCCCTTTTGGGAGGTCCTCTCTCAACCAGGGCGAATCGTGATCGCCCATGCGGCACGTGAAGAGATTCGATTTTGCTATCGTTTTTCCGGAAAACCGATCGCGGGTCTATTTGACACCCAATTGGCGGCGGGATTTGTGGGCATGGAATACCCCGCATCGCTGGCGACGTTGGTTCAGCGGTTGGTGGGCAAATCGTTGCCCAAAGGGGAAACGCGAACGAATTGGCGTCATCGCCCCTTGAGCAAAGATCAGATCACGTACGCGCTGCACGACGTGGTCGATTTAGAGAACATGTACCAACAACTCAACACGATGGTCTGTGATCTAAACCGCGAAACTTGGGTCGCCGAAGAAACCGACAATCTGCAGCAGAAAGTCATCGACGCGGAGACTCGCGAAAACTGGCACCGCGTCAGTGGTTCGTCGGGGCTGAACCCACGTCAATTGGAAACCGTTCGTCAATTGTGGCTATGGCGAGAAGACCGTGCTCGCGAGACCGATCGAATTCCGCGTCGTGTCATGCGAGACGACTTGCTCGTCGAATTGGCCAAAAAAGCATCGACCAACATCGACAAGATCCGCAGCATCCGCGGTCTCGAACGTCGCGGGTACACGGGTCAATACGAAGCGATTGCCGAAGCGATTCGCGTGGCGTTGGATACACCGGATGAAGACCTACCGCGTCGTCCTCGTGGCACCCGTCGTTCGGTTTCGCCGATGTTGAGCCAATTTCTATCGACGTCGATCGCGTGCATCAGTCGGCAACACAAACTCGCTCCGCCGATCGTCGGTAACGCAGACGATGTGCGTGAGTTGCTCGGTTACGAATTGGAACACCGCAACAATGATCCCGAACCGTCACTGTTGAAGGGATGGCGAGGCGACATTGTGGGCAAGTCGTTCCGCAGACTGCTTGCCGGTGAACTTGCGATTCGCGTCGCCGATGTCAGCGAAACGCAACCGCTCGAGTTCATCGAAGTCACCCCCTAG